From Arachis hypogaea cultivar Tifrunner chromosome 3, arahy.Tifrunner.gnm2.J5K5, whole genome shotgun sequence:
CAAATATATTCATTATATTTATAACAGAGTACATCTTGAGAATGCAACTGTTAGGGCCAGTGCTGTGAGCACACTGGCAAAGTTTGGTGCTGCAGTTGATGAATTGAAGGTGCTACTTGGCtctgtttattaattattttttctagttGATGGTATTTCTCTaggattttacttttatttttttttttgtgacaattGGTATTAACTCACTTTAAAACCTCATATATGCCCTTTTCAGCCTCGCATATTTGTTCTGCTAAGGAGGTGTGTTTTTGACAGTGATGATGAGGTAAGTTTTCTTTTGGAGAATATGATTGTGAAAAATATGAACAATTGATTTGCCTATTGATATTGACAGTAGAACATTCATATACAAAAATGTAAAAGACTATAGTCAGAACTCAGAAATTACAATAACTGAGAGTGATACTTTTTTAGGTGTGCATCGTTTCTATAAAGCCAGTTACTAGGTTTGCATAGTTTCTATGTAGACCATGTTTCTTTCCAATATTTCCCCTCAAGCTGGAGCATATAAGTTAAATGCTTCAAGTTTGCTACAAAAATACTAAATCTGAGGTCCTCTGAGAGATTTCGTGAAGATATTGGCTACTAGTTGTTCCCTGGAGCTTACTGATTCAGTCACTACTTTTGTGTGGACTTTCTCTCGAACAAAATGACAACCAACttcaatgtgttttgttcttCCCAGAAATACTGGATTAGAATCTATATGAAGAGTTGTCTAATTATCATaatataattttgtttctttGAAGTCACCAAATCTTAAGTCTTGAAGGTGTTTGATCCAAATGAGCTCACAAGCCATAGCATGGTATTCTGCTTCAATACTAGAATGAGCTAAAATATTTTGCCTTTTACTTTTCCAAGAAAAAAACACAATAACTTGTAGTAGATCGCCTATCAATAGGACAGTCTGCCCAATCTGCATCGCTGAAGCCAATAGTCTGAGAACTCCCTCTGTCTTCCTAAAGTATCCGCCGTCCAGTAGATCCTTTAATATATCTCAATATTTGCATTATTGCATTCCATTTATTTGAGCAAGGAGATTGCAAAAATTGACTTACTACTCTAACTGTAAAACAAATATCAGGTATAATAATAATGAGATAGAGGAGGTTTCCACCTAGTCTTCTGTACTTTTCAGGACCTGAAACTAGTTCCCATTGATTAGGTAATAACTTGAGATTCAGATCCATACAGTCATCAGTTGGTCACAATTTATCATCCCATTTTCCTTCAGTATATCCAGAGCATACTTCTTTAGAGAGATAACAACACCTATGCTTGATTGAGCAACTTCAATTCAAAGAAAGTATTCTAACTTTCCTAAATCAATGAGTAGATAAATGTTCTCTTATTGGATTAATCCTCTCATGAAGGGAACCTTGAAGAATATGATTGTGAAAAATATGGACAACTGACTTGTTTATtgatatacaaaaatataaaaggcTATTGTAAAACGTTATAATAAATTAGAGTGATAATTTTCTAGGAGTGCTTAGTTTCTATGCAACTAGTTACTAGGTTTGCCTAGTTTCTATGTTGTCATTAGTCAATGTTTCTACCGACAACAATTACATGGTTTATGATATCAGCAGATTTTATGCCCTAGAGGTATGTGAACTGCTTCCCTCTTTGATTTTTTGTTGAACATTTTCATTTCTATGCAGGTCCGTGATAGGGCAACACTTTATCTGAACACACTTGGAGGTGATGGTTCAGTTGTTGAGACAGATAAAGATGTGAAGGACTTCCTATTTGGGTCATTTGATATTCCACTTGTCAATTTTGAGACTAGTTTGAAAAATTATGTAAGTGCTTTCCATTTTTCTTGCTCTTCATTTGTTAAGGACATACCTCATGTTCTGTATGTGAATGCAGGAGCCTTCCGAAGAGCCTTTTGATATTAACTCAGTACCCAAGGAGGTGAAGTCTGCACCTCTTGCAGAGAAGAAAGCAGCGGGTAAAAAGCCAACTGGTTTGGGTGCTCCTCCTAGTGGGCCTCCATCTACTGCAGATGCATATGAAAGGATGCTTTTGTCCATTCCTGAATTTGCAAACTTTGGAAAGCTATTCAAGGTTCTTTCACCCAACATTTTCAGAATGTTTTAGTTCTGTAATTTTCTTTGGATGTCTTGATGTCTAGATATCTAATTTGAAATGTATGCTGACATCATGTCTTTCCAGTCCTCAGCACCAGTGGAGCTTACTGAAGCAGAGACAGAATATGCTGTTAATGTTGTTAAACACATATTTGACAGGCATATTGTGTTTCAGTACAACTGCACAAACACAATACCAGAACAGTTATTGGAAGATGTAATGACCAATATTAGATACTGTACATTTTTATTCTACAGTTAACTCTGGTTCAATTATATTTGATCTTTTCCCCCCAATACCAGGTTATTGTAATTGTGGATGCTTCAGAAGCAGAAGAATTTTCCGAGGTGTTCTCCAAGCCTCTCAGGTCTCTTCCTTATGATTCACCTGGGCAGACTTTTGTGGCATTTGAGAAGCCTGAGGGATTGCCAACAGTTGGAAAATTTTCTAACATTctgaaattttttgttaaagaggTATGTTTCCCTTTTATTCTTCTAAGCTCTTGGTTCTCTACTTCTCTTTGTCCCAGTCTCCCAATATGTATGATGATGTGTATGTTTCATGCCTAGAGCTTGTATTCTTTTTTGACACCAAGAACTTTTTAGAAAACAAAACCTACAATATTTTTGTGCAAGGAACATAGTAGACAACAAGTATTTTTGTCAGAATTTTATTTGTAGAATGATGTTACAATGCCAGTAACCCTCGCATAAATAACTAGGTCAGTCTTTCCACTTTATTTCATCCAACTATCACCATGttttgtgtaaaaaaaaattggttgcattttgTGGTTGTGGAAACTTCATCACTACTACATAAATTTTGATCAGGTTGACCCATCCACTGGTGAGGCTGAAGAAGATGGAGTTGAAGATGAATACCAGCTGGAGGAACTGGATGTTGTTGCAGCAGATTACATATTGAAAGTTGGGGTCTCTAATTTCAGGAATGCATGGGAAAGTATGGGAGCTGATTGTGAACGAGTAGATGAATATGGTCTTGGCCCAAGGGAGAGTCTGGCCGAAGCTGTAAATACAGTCATCAATCTTCTTGGCATGCAGCCTTGTGAGGTAGCTGTCAATGTCAATTACTGCATTGGTAGATGTTTTTGTTTAGAGGTCTTTATTTTTGGTCTGGTTACAAGCCATTTGTACATTGCTTGGTGCTATACATGATAATCTTCTACTCCCTAGGTTTTCTGAGTTATAGATATATCTCGTATATATAGATTCAAATATGGTGACCCATATGATGATATAAAAGACTTTCTTGCTCTGATTCATCTTTTCCTTTGAAAGAATGGGAAGTTGAAGTTTGTTAGGAAAAAAGTTGAGTTTCTTAAATATTTAATATCTGCTTATGGTTTATTTACTGGTATAGTGTTATTTTCTTCAGAAAAGTGGTGTCTTATTAACTTTCATCTTGTCCACTTTGCAGGGCACGGAGGTTGTCCCACCCAATTCAAGGTCACACACATGTTTGCTGTCAGGGGTATACATAGGGAACATTAAAGTGCTTGTACGGTTGTCCTTTGGACTCGATGGTCCTAAGGATGTGGCGATGAAACTGGCTGTCAGATCTGAGGATGAAGCCGTGAGCGACGCCATTCATGAGATCGTGGCTAGCGGCTAGTTCACCAAGTCAAGAATTGTTGATTCAACTCGGCCTTTCTTTTTGTTAAGGAAAATGGAGTTAAATAGCAAATAGATAGACGTGTGTAAAGAATTGCAGAACTGTACGCTTTGGACGCATTTGCAATTTATGTCACTTACTGCAGGCTTGTTAGACTAGCAACCATACTCGGAAGTCGTGATTATTTTACTTTTAATCTTCTATACATCATTTTCTTTGTAGCAAATGTATTATGAATTTTGCGGATTCGCCATATAATGTTTGTTTCGTCAATGAATTTGACATTTTGTTCAATCGCAATGTCTACTGCGAAAGGTTCAAAGGCATTCTCTCTTATTTAGGTTTGAAATATATTCTTTACACATCATTATCGGGATAAGTTTTGGTTCAGTCAGTTTACTTCAAAACACAAATGAAATGAAATGATAAGTTTTGCCGCATTCACTTAGTTAAAATAGTACgcacgactgcatgagcattctAAAATTGGAAAAATACTCTAATTTTTTGAACACCAAAAGAAAGATAAGACGGTCAGCAcaacaaatttgattttaatatttttatacaattCTACATAGTATTGCATGCTACATTGACATTGGAGAGGCAAGAAATCAAAGTCCATTATGGTTTACACACATTGACAAATGGACACAAGGGTAAAATGATCAGTCGCCCTAGTTCCAATGCAAAAAGGTTATAACCTTCGCATTCCACACTATTCTTCTCCTACAATGGAGAAACACCTGCACGCTTCTGAAACATTTAATGAATGCTCCAGGAACATTCACATCCACCAATAATGCTTTCATATCAATGGACCTAACAAGGGAACTCAATAAGTCTTTGCCCCACCTTCAATGGCTCAGACCATCCTCCTATGCCCTCCAAATGCCCATATCTGCTAAGACAGCAAAGTTGTTAGCACACAAGATCTACAAGTGAAAAAAGCATACTAGATTCAGTTGCATCACTGTTTTCATCCTATAATATCTATTGACTATTGGAAACTCAAGTCAAGCACACATATAACCTAATTTCATAACTGGTAACCCAACTTTGTAGCATCTTACTCTCTTTTTATCAATGTATCTAGATACAGTTATCATCCTAGATAAAAAAGAATAGAGGGGATATTTTATAAGGCCAAAGTGCAATGATCACCTTTAGGTTTGTGTCCCAACTTCCTGTACACAAGGCACTTCCATCAGCTGCCAGACCTAAACAGCTGATCCTGCCCTCATGAGAGTCTTGAAGAGACCCTAAATTCAACACCACCTGCAAAGGAACAAATAATCAAGCATACCTTACAAAATTTAACAAGCTTTCAAATTACATTACATTAAGGCACAAAGTGAGAACCTTTGCCAACAAAGTGTCCCAGACATAGCAATCTCCATTTGTGTATCCAGCAAAAAGGAGTCTTCCTGATATGGAGAATGCAATGGAGGTCACGGGTGGAATGTCATTGTCACTGTGCTTCTGACAATATACTTGAAGTTGGTGTCCAGTCCGAATGTCAAACAATCTGCATGTTCCATCATCTGAGCCAGTACCAAATCTATTTCCATCTGGAAAGAACTTGACTGAATTAACATCTCCTTCATGCCCATGGAATGTCCGAACTGCTCGACTTGCCACACGAGTATCCCATAATCGAGCAGTGGCATCACAAGAACCAGATGCAAATATTCTTGAGTTGGAGCCGTTAATGGAGATGCTGAGGTAGGACAAAGTAACAGCATATTCCTAAGATATGATTGCATAATAACATATATCTAGCCACCATATTGATCAccatcaaaatttcaaaatcttatcaatGGAagtgcagaagaaaaaaattattcaaattatataGATACTTCATCTTATGAAGCTAAAGTGGCCAGATTATTCTTTCCTCCCCCAACAAGTTAAAAACAACAATTGTACATCGATAGTGTGTTACTCTCCTCACCCTAATACATGTACCATTCATaaaatgccaaataataagaTTTCCAAAGTAGTATCATGCCTAACAAGTTCTTTGACTAAAAGATTATCTGACGAGTGTCCTGTGGTGAAAGGGAAGAGAACATTCAATATTTTGGTTTTAATTCAAAGCATTGGACACTTAAAGCAATCATTTAACTCTGCCGCACCCTAAAACAAATGTGCTCTTCCCTTTTCTCAAATTTAAAGATGAATGGCATGGGAATAATATTTGACTATGAAACATCCATGATAAATTGAATCAAGTAAACCCAGCACTGTTTTGAAGTTGATGCAATGTTTTCCAAAAAGAGATGGGAGTTATTTGTATGTCTGTGTAATGAAAACGGAAAAAGGTATGGTAAATGCAAAGTACAGTGACGGGGATAATAATATACTCCATGCTCTGAAAAACAAATATCGACACAAATAGTAAAATTAGTTTCAGCAAATCACCAAACATACCTAAGTACATCTGCAGTATGTCCAGACTGAAATTCACCTCCGAAGACAGAGGTTTTAAGGCCAGTTGTAATATCCCATAGAACACAAGTCTGATCACCAGAACCAGTAATTAAGTGAGTGTCTTCATCTGGAACATATTGACAAGATGAAATGTAACCCTTGTGTCCGCTAAGCATCCGGGAAACAGGTAGATTCCCATCCTTGTCAGTGGCAGAATTCAGATTGAAAATAGAGCAAACACTATCAAGACCACCGCATGCAACCGACTGACCAGTTGGCGAGAATGCAGTTGTCATGACCCATGCACAAGGCAGCTTTATGGCATGGATTTTCTGCCTTGTTAGAGCATTCCAAACGATTAATCGGCCATCTTGGGATGCACTAACAATCCGATTCCTCTCAGACGTCCAATCTAATGAATACACCTATAACATTTGAATGAAAATGAAGTTATCTAAATTCTTCAAGTTTCATGTTCAGTAAGCTACTCTAAATTTTGTCAATATAACTGACCAATGAAGCAGAGAAGGAAGAAGTAAACAACTCTTTTGATCAAGCTTAATTTCTTAAACAAATTTGTTAATGCAGCTAAGCTATATAAATAGAATAATCTCCACTCTACAGCTTCAACTTTCAAGGTATAATCTTTTCCATAATTCTTTAAGTCTCAACATACTAACGCTTGATATGATAAGGCAATTCCATAACCATTTACAACAAATGTGTTCTTGAGACCGAAAAGTCAAACCCAAGCTTACTGAAGCAAAAGAACAAGCAAATAATGCATAAAGAAGAGGATGAAAAAGGGTACCTTTCCTGTATGTCCCTGCAAAGTTCTACAGCAAACCAGATCGGTGGGTCCAAAAGTCACAGGACTCTTGCCCTGAGACCTCGCATACCCAGCAACTGaaatcaacaaaacaaaaatagttCAAACAATGAGTTCAGTAGATCTAAACCAAATTCCGCAGtatagagtaaaaaaaaaaagaaattgtttTTGGGTTTACGATCAGTATCAAGCAAAGAACGGCGTGTATGGTTTAAACGTTGTTTGAGATTGTTGAGTGTGTCAGTGGCAGCTAAGTGACGCTCCTTGAGCTCAGCAACGGACATTTTGGGTTGAGAAAGGGACATATGAATATGAATGTGATTTTTCACAGCGCAATACAAGTTCAGTTTGTTCACAATGAATGCAAGTTAGGAAATTTATGTGGATCGAAtgatgggttcttcttcttcagtAGAAAATCGGAAGaagtcaagaagaagaagaagaagcagcagcaaggTGTAGTACCTGAGCTGAACTGGAAgtggcaattttttttttctttctgaaatacttaaataagattttttaaaaaatttaaaaacaccaacatttttactaaaaaaaaattaaagaattgcaTGCTGTTAGttctaagataaatataaaaaatattgattacttaatatttattatatgaataATATCAAATGATTTAACTTGTCTGAAGTCATTGACTTATTTTAATGATGCAAATCAATTTAAGTGGATTATTTTAGAGGAGTTggatctaatatattttattttttggtatacATAAATACCAATATGTTCTATCAAAGTATTTAAGAATTAACTTAATCTAAATAAATTTCAATGTTCCTAACTATGTGATTTATTtaaacaatttaatttaattacaactTTTATGACTATTCATATAGGTGttgcaaaaataattatttcttaTTTACCAAAAACAATACAAAAGAAtacttaatatttaaatttttttagacaaATTTTTGAATATCTATTAATAGAAGATCCATGACAAATTTTTAATCTCATTgaaattcatatttaaaaaaattacaatgtagacaaaataaattttttaaaatacaaataataaaataaactaaacgcatataaacaaattaattaaatatttaattgaatttgtcaagtaaaacatatttttaaaagattattttattatttatttttttgaaatttattttgtgaaaattataatatttaacgATCAAAATTGTTACTTACTTGTAAGAAATTACTTAACTAGATCTCTGTGGTTTATGcattgaaatttaatttattcttttttttttaaaaaaaaggtagAACTTGAAGGTACACC
This genomic window contains:
- the LOC112788972 gene encoding guanine nucleotide-binding protein subunit beta; translation: MSLSQPKMSVAELKERHLAATDTLNNLKQRLNHTRRSLLDTDLAGYARSQGKSPVTFGPTDLVCCRTLQGHTGKVYSLDWTSERNRIVSASQDGRLIVWNALTRQKIHAIKLPCAWVMTTAFSPTGQSVACGGLDSVCSIFNLNSATDKDGNLPVSRMLSGHKGYISSCQYVPDEDTHLITGSGDQTCVLWDITTGLKTSVFGGEFQSGHTADVLSISINGSNSRIFASGSCDATARLWDTRVASRAVRTFHGHEGDVNSVKFFPDGNRFGTGSDDGTCRLFDIRTGHQLQVYCQKHSDNDIPPVTSIAFSISGRLLFAGYTNGDCYVWDTLLAKVVLNLGSLQDSHEGRISCLGLAADGSALCTGSWDTNLKIWAFGGHRRMV